DNA sequence from the Mangifera indica cultivar Alphonso chromosome 18, CATAS_Mindica_2.1, whole genome shotgun sequence genome:
tattaatttaaaataaattttataaattcaaatcaaatttgaatcaattttttatttgattcaacTTAATTCTAACCcatctctaataaaaaacaatgtCAAACCAACACAAAGCGCCAAAGCCGCCAAACAGGGGAAGTGGCAGAGACCCAAGAAGGAGGTTTCTTGGTATAACCACGGGCCTTAAAATCGACTGAAGTAAATTTTTTTGGGTGCTGTCTGAAATACCAGGGAGGGCTATGATAGGACAGGTCAGATGGAGAGTGCCACGTGGACACTCCACATCGGATTCTGGTTTGACAGAAATGAGTTCCTCCCCCTCAGTTGATTGAAAACCCCAGCCAGCACTAAAAGGACTGACAAACAATGGCCCTCTGTTTTCGCAGTTGAGGAGCTTTTAATGTCTTTCTGCTttactctctttctctttgttttataTTCAGAAAGctctcatttttcttcaaatcattaAGATTTCCTTCGGGGTTCTCTCTCTTTGTGAGTAACTGTGTTGCTCCTGTTCCTTTCGCCGCGAATAATTCCTGAAATTTCCTCTGTCCCGACGCCGTTTAGGAGAGACTAAAGAAACAAGAAtggtttttcattttcatctcttatCTTATCAATAACAGCTATAAAATTTCATCATCTCTCAGTTCAGACACaatctttttcttctgttttcttGTTCCCTCCGAACTGGTTAAACCATTTTCACGTGTTCTCTGTTTCGTTTAACTCATCGTTTATGtttatgttgttgttgttgttcttcttcttcttcttctgcagAGAAAAGAAAtgctcaattcaaattaagttaagaaTGTTGTTTAAGTTCTGCTTTTTGCTTGCTTTTTATCCTTCTTTTATACAATCATTAGTCCCAACATTGAACGACGATGTTCTTGGGTTAATCTTCTTCAAGTCAGCAATTGAAGACCCTGATGGGAAATTGGCATCTTggaatgaagaagatgaaagtcCCTGCAACTGGGTTGGTGTCAAATGTGATCCGGTGACGAACCAGGTCACCCGGCTCACTCTTGATGGCTTATCTCTTTCTGGGCATATTGGCCGTGGCCTCTCACGGTTACAGTTTCTTCAAGTTCTTTCTTTATCAAAAAACAACTTTTCTGGGACTATAAACCCTGATCTTTCACGCTTTGGTACCTTACAAGTTATGGATTTTAGTGACAATAATCTATCTGGTTCTGTCCCTGATGAGTTGTTTAAACAATGTGGGACTTTAAGAGTGGTTTCATTTGCAAAAAACAAGCTTAATGGTCAGCTTCCTGATTCATTAAGCTATTGTCCAAATTTAGTCTCAGTCAATTTTTCATGTAATCAGCTTTCTGGGCGATTGCCTGCTGGCATATGGTATTTGAGGAGTCTTCAATCTCTTGATTTGTCTGATAATTTACTGGAGGGAGATGTTGTTGACGGAATTGCAAATTTGTATGATCTGAGAGCCTTAAATTTAGGTAAAAACAAGTTTTCTGGGCTGCTTCCGGATGATATTGGAGGTTGTTCACTACTGAAAGTTGTTGATTTTAGTAAGAATTCTTTGTCTGGAAGCCTTCCGGATTCATTGCAAAGACTGAATTCGTGTGCTTCTCTTTATTTACATGGAAATTTATTCACTGGAGAAGTTCCAGAATGGATTGGAGAACtgaaaaatcttgaaaaattgGATCTTTCTGAGAATTATTTCTCTGGTAGGATTCCGTTTTCGATAGGAAGTCTTCATTTACTGAAAGAATTAAATCTGTCAATGAACCAATTTACTGGAGGATTGCCAGAGTCTTTGACAAATTGTGTCAACCTTTTGGCTATTGACATTAGCCAGAATAAATTGACAGGCAATCTGCCTTCATGGGTTTTTAAGATGGGATTACAAAGGTTGTCACTTTCAGGGAATAGACTAAGTGGAAGAATAGAGAATGCTTCGTTTAGTTCAATGAATCAAGGTCTTGAGGTCTTGGATGTATCTTCAAATGTATTATCTGGGGAAATTCCATCTAATATTGGAGTTCTTAGTGGCACGCTGTTGTTGAATTTGTCCAGGAACCATCTGTTTGGTTCTATTCCAGCAAGTGTTGGAGCATTGAAAGCCACCCAATTTCTTGATCTGAGTAACAACTGGTTACATGGAAGCATTCCTTCAGAAATTGGGGGTGCAGTTTCACTCAAGGAACTGAGGTTGGAGAAGAACTACTTGACTGGTAAAATTCCGACTCAAATCAAGAACTGCTCATCTTTGACATCTTTGTAAGTTCTTTCCtgccttttgtttttgttcgGTTTAATTCTATTAGGAATTTCTCATTTTGAAGCTTTTTCAAATTAGAATTCATAGATATAGACTAACAAAGGAAATTGTTTGCATAATTGTCTCATACACTGTTTGAGATTCTTTTGGAATCACTTGAGATAGTTTGAGTGAAGATGGTGTCTGTGTCCATAGATATGGCTAATTGCATATCAGTTTTTTGTGCTGAGGAGCCATAactttattgattaaaatttaatccattcTTGTAATTGGCTTCTGTTTCAATGTAAgggatgattaaaaaaaattagtgataGGCCAAAGAACTTTTCTGTTCTGACGAACCTTTTTGCCTTTTTGGTATAATTATACAGGATCCTATCTCATAACAACCTCACTGGCTCAATCCCTGCTGCCATTGCAAACCTAAGCAACCTTCAATATGTGGACTTGTCTTTCAACAACCTCACTAGTAGCTTGCCCAAAGAGCTTGCAA
Encoded proteins:
- the LOC123201616 gene encoding leucine-rich repeat receptor-like protein kinase PXC2; translation: MFMLLLLFFFFFFCREKKCSIQIKLRMLFKFCFLLAFYPSFIQSLVPTLNDDVLGLIFFKSAIEDPDGKLASWNEEDESPCNWVGVKCDPVTNQVTRLTLDGLSLSGHIGRGLSRLQFLQVLSLSKNNFSGTINPDLSRFGTLQVMDFSDNNLSGSVPDELFKQCGTLRVVSFAKNKLNGQLPDSLSYCPNLVSVNFSCNQLSGRLPAGIWYLRSLQSLDLSDNLLEGDVVDGIANLYDLRALNLGKNKFSGLLPDDIGGCSLLKVVDFSKNSLSGSLPDSLQRLNSCASLYLHGNLFTGEVPEWIGELKNLEKLDLSENYFSGRIPFSIGSLHLLKELNLSMNQFTGGLPESLTNCVNLLAIDISQNKLTGNLPSWVFKMGLQRLSLSGNRLSGRIENASFSSMNQGLEVLDVSSNVLSGEIPSNIGVLSGTLLLNLSRNHLFGSIPASVGALKATQFLDLSNNWLHGSIPSEIGGAVSLKELRLEKNYLTGKIPTQIKNCSSLTSLILSHNNLTGSIPAAIANLSNLQYVDLSFNNLTSSLPKELANLSGLVSFNISHNHFQGELPVGGFFNTISASSVSGNPSLCGSVVNHSCPSNHPKPIVLNPNSSDSSNGGSSPNHRQKIVLSISALIAIGAAALIAIGVVVVTVLNIRVRSSMSRAAVALMLSGEEDHSSPSKDPNFGKLVMFSGDAEFVAGANGLLNKDCELGRGGFGVVYQTILGDGRSVAIKKLTVSGLIKSQEDFGREMKKLGKIRHHNLVTLEGYYWTPSLQLLIYEFIAGGSLYKHLHDGDSKDILSWRQRFKIILGMAKGLAHLHQVNMIHYNLKSTNILIDSSGEPKVGDFGLAQLLPMLDRSILSSKIQSALGYMAPEFACRTVKITEKCDVYGFGILVLEVVTGKRPVEYMEDDVVVLCDMVRGALEDGKVEECVDGNLEGNFPPDEAIPVIKLGLICASQVPSNRPDLEEVVNILELIQCPLEGQQEELE